The Punica granatum isolate Tunisia-2019 chromosome 4, ASM765513v2, whole genome shotgun sequence genome has a window encoding:
- the LOC116203745 gene encoding K(+) efflux antiporter 5 isoform X1, giving the protein MLRYLQSYVKVRFFRSLSLHLSRLLANAFDRERTEVDARFGMGLHSLSRRLNGFYRCVALVFLLMSGSVWARSEKEIRERFYGNLVNSSAPELGEGSIAQMFDRVLEKEFSENEQPEGTEGSSFNDSVAGQQAVLETVAKITHDKTKRNDTGEANGTKPFQLQDVFTLENEDSDDSTTLIDNKDNEFVMSNKKSKYPILQVDLRLISDLVVAIVSAAIGGIVSSCLGQPVIVGYLLAGSIIGPGGLKFIHEMVQVETVAQFGVVFLLFALGLEFSLTKLKAVGPVAVLGGLLQVVIFMFFCGTSAMLCGAKLSEGVFVGAFLSMSSTAVVVKFLVERNNSNALHGQVTIGTLIFQDCAVGLLFALLPVLGGNSGMLLGMISMGKLLLVLSIYLFAASVLSWSFVPRFLKLMVQLSSHTNELYQLAAVAFCLLSAWCSDKLGLSLELGSFVAGVMISTTDFAQHTLDQVEPIRNLFAALFLSSIGMLIHVHFLWNHVDILLAAVMLVIVVKTAVVTLVTKAFGYNIKTSFLVGVSLAQIGEFAFVLLSRASNLHLVEGKMYLLLLGTTALSLVTTPLLFKLIPAVVNLGVLMHWFPSESSIPNEEKVSMIEVHNRLL; this is encoded by the exons ATGCTCAGGTATCTTCAATCGTACGTTAAAGTTCGTTTCTTTCGGTCTCTCTCCCTGCATTTGTCACGTTTGCTAGCTAACGCATTTGACAGGGAGAGAACGGAAGTAGACGCGCGATTCGGGATGGGACTCCATAGCTTGAGCCGGAGGTTGAATGGGTTCTACCGCTGCGTCGCGTTGGTTTTTCTGTTGATGTCGGGTTCCGTGTGGGCGAGATCCGAGAAGGAAATAAGGGAGAGGTTCTACGGCAATCTCGTGAACTCGAGCGCCCCGGAATTGGGGGAGGGGAGTATTGCTCAAATGTTCGATCGGGTTCTGGAGAAGGAGTTCTCCGAGAACGAACAGCCTGAAG GTACTGAAGGAAGCAGCTTCAACGACAGCGTAGCTGGTCAGCAA GCAGTACTGGAGACTGTAGCTAAAATCACTCATGACAAGACCAAAAGAAATGACACAGGAGAGGCAAA TGGCACAAAACCGTTCCAGTTACAAGATGTGTTTACCCTTGAAAATGAAGATTCTGATGACAGTACAACCTTGATTGACAATAAG GACAATGAGTTTGTAATGTCAAACAAAAAATCCAAATATCCAATACTTCAAGTCGATTTGAG ATTGATCTCAGATTTGGTGGTCGCCATAGTTTCTGCAGCCATTGGTGGAATTGTCAGTTCCTGTCTCGGTCAACCG GTGATTGTTGGCTATCTTCTTGCGGGTTCAATAATTGGACCAGGGGGTCTCAAATTTATCCATGAAATGGTTCAG GTTGAGACTGTGGCACAGTTTGGTGTTGTCTTCCTCCTTTTCGCTTTAGGACTGGAATTTTCTTTAACAAAG TTAAAAGCTGTGGGGCCAGTTGCGGTGCTTGGAGGGCTACTGCAGGTTGTGATCTTTATGTTTTTCTGCGGAACAAGTGCTATG CTCTGTGGAGCAAAGCTATCTGAGGGTGTATTTGTTGGTGCTTTCCTCTCAATGTCATCAACTGCAGTG GTAGTAAAATTTCTGGTGGAACGGAATAATAGTAACGCTCTACATGGTCAAGTCACGATAGGAACATTAATATTTCAG GATTGTGCTGTCGGTTTGCTATTTGCTTTGCTGCCAGTTTTGGGTGGTAATAGTGGAATGCTTCTTGGAATGATCTCCATGGGGAAACT GCTTCTGGTCTTGTCCATATATCTCTTTGCGGCATCTGTTCTCTCTTGGTCCTTCGTCCCCCGCTTTCTGAAGCTAATGGTCCAATTATCATCCCAT ACAAATGAACTGTATCAGCTTGCCGCTGTCGCTTTCTGCTTGTTATCTGCATGG TGCAGCGATAAGCTGGGACTCAGCCTTGAGCTAGGTTCATTTGTGGCTGGAGTTATGATCTCTACTACCGACTTTGCACAACATACTCTTGACCAG GTGGAACCTATTCGGAATCTATTTGCAGCCCTCTTCCTCTCTAGCATCGGGATGCTCATACATGTTCATTTCCTCTGGAATCACGTCGATATATTGTTGGCCGCTGTTATGCTGGTCATAGTTGTTAAGACAGCTGTTGTAACACTGGTCACCAAGGCCTTTGGGTATAACATCAAGACATCATTTCTT GTTGGAGTGTCGCTCGCACAAATTGGAGAGTTTGCCTTCGTTCTCCTGAGCCGCGCCTCAAATCTTCATCTTGTTGAG GGGAAGAtgtatcttcttcttctcgggACGACAGCCCTTAGTCTG GTCACAACTCCTCTCTTGTTCAAGCTGATCCCTGCTGTCGTGAACTTGGGAGTACTCATGCACTGGTTTCCATCGGAAAGCTCCATACCAAATGAG GAGAAGGTTTCGATGATTGAGGTGCACAACAGATTACTCTGA
- the LOC116203745 gene encoding K(+) efflux antiporter 5 isoform X2: MLRERTEVDARFGMGLHSLSRRLNGFYRCVALVFLLMSGSVWARSEKEIRERFYGNLVNSSAPELGEGSIAQMFDRVLEKEFSENEQPEGTEGSSFNDSVAGQQAVLETVAKITHDKTKRNDTGEANGTKPFQLQDVFTLENEDSDDSTTLIDNKDNEFVMSNKKSKYPILQVDLRLISDLVVAIVSAAIGGIVSSCLGQPVIVGYLLAGSIIGPGGLKFIHEMVQVETVAQFGVVFLLFALGLEFSLTKLKAVGPVAVLGGLLQVVIFMFFCGTSAMLCGAKLSEGVFVGAFLSMSSTAVVVKFLVERNNSNALHGQVTIGTLIFQDCAVGLLFALLPVLGGNSGMLLGMISMGKLLLVLSIYLFAASVLSWSFVPRFLKLMVQLSSHTNELYQLAAVAFCLLSAWCSDKLGLSLELGSFVAGVMISTTDFAQHTLDQVEPIRNLFAALFLSSIGMLIHVHFLWNHVDILLAAVMLVIVVKTAVVTLVTKAFGYNIKTSFLVGVSLAQIGEFAFVLLSRASNLHLVEGKMYLLLLGTTALSLVTTPLLFKLIPAVVNLGVLMHWFPSESSIPNEEKVSMIEVHNRLL, from the exons ATGCTCAG GGAGAGAACGGAAGTAGACGCGCGATTCGGGATGGGACTCCATAGCTTGAGCCGGAGGTTGAATGGGTTCTACCGCTGCGTCGCGTTGGTTTTTCTGTTGATGTCGGGTTCCGTGTGGGCGAGATCCGAGAAGGAAATAAGGGAGAGGTTCTACGGCAATCTCGTGAACTCGAGCGCCCCGGAATTGGGGGAGGGGAGTATTGCTCAAATGTTCGATCGGGTTCTGGAGAAGGAGTTCTCCGAGAACGAACAGCCTGAAG GTACTGAAGGAAGCAGCTTCAACGACAGCGTAGCTGGTCAGCAA GCAGTACTGGAGACTGTAGCTAAAATCACTCATGACAAGACCAAAAGAAATGACACAGGAGAGGCAAA TGGCACAAAACCGTTCCAGTTACAAGATGTGTTTACCCTTGAAAATGAAGATTCTGATGACAGTACAACCTTGATTGACAATAAG GACAATGAGTTTGTAATGTCAAACAAAAAATCCAAATATCCAATACTTCAAGTCGATTTGAG ATTGATCTCAGATTTGGTGGTCGCCATAGTTTCTGCAGCCATTGGTGGAATTGTCAGTTCCTGTCTCGGTCAACCG GTGATTGTTGGCTATCTTCTTGCGGGTTCAATAATTGGACCAGGGGGTCTCAAATTTATCCATGAAATGGTTCAG GTTGAGACTGTGGCACAGTTTGGTGTTGTCTTCCTCCTTTTCGCTTTAGGACTGGAATTTTCTTTAACAAAG TTAAAAGCTGTGGGGCCAGTTGCGGTGCTTGGAGGGCTACTGCAGGTTGTGATCTTTATGTTTTTCTGCGGAACAAGTGCTATG CTCTGTGGAGCAAAGCTATCTGAGGGTGTATTTGTTGGTGCTTTCCTCTCAATGTCATCAACTGCAGTG GTAGTAAAATTTCTGGTGGAACGGAATAATAGTAACGCTCTACATGGTCAAGTCACGATAGGAACATTAATATTTCAG GATTGTGCTGTCGGTTTGCTATTTGCTTTGCTGCCAGTTTTGGGTGGTAATAGTGGAATGCTTCTTGGAATGATCTCCATGGGGAAACT GCTTCTGGTCTTGTCCATATATCTCTTTGCGGCATCTGTTCTCTCTTGGTCCTTCGTCCCCCGCTTTCTGAAGCTAATGGTCCAATTATCATCCCAT ACAAATGAACTGTATCAGCTTGCCGCTGTCGCTTTCTGCTTGTTATCTGCATGG TGCAGCGATAAGCTGGGACTCAGCCTTGAGCTAGGTTCATTTGTGGCTGGAGTTATGATCTCTACTACCGACTTTGCACAACATACTCTTGACCAG GTGGAACCTATTCGGAATCTATTTGCAGCCCTCTTCCTCTCTAGCATCGGGATGCTCATACATGTTCATTTCCTCTGGAATCACGTCGATATATTGTTGGCCGCTGTTATGCTGGTCATAGTTGTTAAGACAGCTGTTGTAACACTGGTCACCAAGGCCTTTGGGTATAACATCAAGACATCATTTCTT GTTGGAGTGTCGCTCGCACAAATTGGAGAGTTTGCCTTCGTTCTCCTGAGCCGCGCCTCAAATCTTCATCTTGTTGAG GGGAAGAtgtatcttcttcttctcgggACGACAGCCCTTAGTCTG GTCACAACTCCTCTCTTGTTCAAGCTGATCCCTGCTGTCGTGAACTTGGGAGTACTCATGCACTGGTTTCCATCGGAAAGCTCCATACCAAATGAG GAGAAGGTTTCGATGATTGAGGTGCACAACAGATTACTCTGA
- the LOC116202207 gene encoding cysteine and histidine-rich domain-containing protein RAR1 yields MAKVRCQRIGCDAFFSEDDNPEDSCRYHDAGPIFHDGMKEWSCCKKRSHDFNLFLEIPGCKTGKHTTEKPVLTVKPVATPRASIPVASPASATNQSTRESCSRCRQGFFCSDHGSQPKDSVNVVTPAPVESDKKEHVSSPPAKKIVDINQPQICKNKGCGQTFKEKDNHEAACSYHPGPAIFHDRMRGWKCCDIHVKEFDEFVSIPPCTKGWHNADPTS; encoded by the exons ATGGCGAAGGTACGGTGCCAGAGGATCGGATGCGACGCCTTCTTCTCCGAGGACGACAATCCCGAAGACTCCTGCCGATATCACGACGCC GGG CCTATATTTCATGATGGGATGAAAGAATGGAGTTGCTGCAAGAAAAGAAGTCATGATTTTAACCTGTTCTTGGAAATTCCAGG ATGCAAGACAGGCAAACATACAACTGAGAAACCAGTTTTAACAGTAAAGCCAGTGGCAACTCCTAGGGCTTCAATTCCTGTTGCCAGTCCAGCTTCTGCAACTAACCAATCGACCAGAGAATCTTGCTCGCGGTGTCGGCAGGGTTTCTTCTGCTCCGATCACG GTTCACAGCCAAAAGACTCGGTAAATGTTGTGACACCTGCACCAGTTGAAAGTGATAAAAAGGAACATGTATCTTCTCCTCCAGCAAAGAAGATAGTTGATATAAACCAGCCTCAAATTTGCAAAAACAAGGGGTGTGGTCAgacttttaaagaaaaggacaATCACGAGGCAGCATGCAGTTATCACCCCGGGCCTGCCATTTTCCACGACCGTATGAGAGGG TGGAAATGCTGTGATATCCATGTGAAGGAGTTCGATGAGTTCGTGAGCATCCCCCCGTGCACCAAAGGATGGCACAATGCCGATCCAACATCCTAA
- the LOC116204420 gene encoding uncharacterized protein LOC116204420 — protein sequence MALDTWLIKKVKSALSNRHDPGVAKPNIPPARPSPSVKPPVQNKKPNNNNNHNNINKNDNVLGILSFEIAGLMSKLLHLWHSLSDKSLIRLHNDSILSLDGVRKIVSPDESFLLGLVCAEMVENLRTAAASVARLSLSCDDPGLCEFAQALEEFANTGMDRRGWALGPKEMESVAKKMDRYVKATASLQREIHELAAMESSLRKAVQMSSAAESNSKVLDLRQKILWQREEVKSLRERSLWARSFDMVTLILVQSVFTALARIKLAFCLGGRNYPSTLPCSLSASAAVHPGPHQHTCSMSGPLKPEEVEENTPPAEGFFGSNSKVLKPPESTLGNAALAHHYAGLIIVIEKMIRSPHLIGLDEREDLYSMLPGSIRSALRNRLRGARMWVADPGLAVQWREAMGRILGWLSPLAHNTIKWQSERSFEQQNLVQRMNKISNGSNSTVFLLQTLHFANKEKAEAAITELLVGLNYIWRFEREMMAKALFDCANKQHHL from the coding sequence ATGGCTTTGGATACATGGCTGATCAAGAAGGTGAAGTCCGCCCTATCCAACCGCCACGACCCCGGGGTTGCAAAGCCTAATATCCCGCCTGCCCGCCCCTCGCCCTCGGTGAAGCCACCGGTCCAGAATAAGAAGccaaacaacaacaacaaccacaataatattaataagaaCGACAACGTCCTCGGCATACTCTCCTTTGAGATTGCCGGCCTCATGTCTAAGCTCCTTCACCTCTGGCACTCCCTCTCCGACAAGAGCCTCATCCGCCTCCACAATGACTCCATCCTCTCCCTAGATGGGGTCCGCAAGATCGTCTCTCCCGACGAGTCCTTCCTCCTCGGCCTAGTCTGCGCCGAGATGGTTGAGAACCTGAGGACCGCTGCAGCCTCAGTGGCCCGCCTCAGCCTGAGCTGCGATGACCCTGGCCTCTGCGAGTTTGCCCAGGCCTTGGAGGAGTTCGCAAACACGGGAATGGACCGGCGCGGCTGGGCCCTAGGGCCGAAGGAGATGGAATCCGTGGCTAAGAAGATGGACCGCTACGTTAAGGCCACGGCCTCTTTGCAAAGGGAGATTCATGAGCTCGCCGCAATGGAGAGCAGCCTGAGGAAGGCTGTGCAGATGAGCAGCGCGGCGGAGTCCAATAGCAAAGTGCTTGATCTCCGGCAGAAGATCCTATGGCAGAGGGAAGAGGTGAAGAGCCTTCGGGAGAGGTCCTTGTGGGCCCGCAGTTTTGACATGGTGACGTTGATCCTCGTGCAGTCGGTCTTCACAGCCCTCGCGAGGATCAAGCTTGCGTTCTGCCTTGGAGGAAGGAACTACCCGTCGACGCTCCCTTGCAGCCTCTCCGCTTCCGCTGCCGTTCACCCCGGGCCTCACCAGCATACCTGCTCCATGTCCGGGCCGCTGAAGCCCGAGGAGGTGGAGGAAAACACTCCACCGGCTGAGGGGTTCTTCGGGAGCAACTCGAAGGTGCTGAAGCCACCAGAAAGCACACTTGGGAATGCTGCACTGGCCCACCACTATGCAGGGCTGATCATCGTGATCGAGAAGATGATCAGGTCGCCGCACCTGATCGGTCTCGACGAGAGGGAGGACCTCTACTCGATGCTGCCAGGGAGCATACGGTCAGCCCTCAGGAACAGGCTGAGGGGTGCAAGGATGTGGGTGGCGGACCCGGGCCTGGCAGTGCAGTGGAGGGAGGCGATGGGGCGGATCCTGGGGTGGCTGTCCCCGCTAGCACATAACACGATCAAGTGGCAGAGCGAGAGGAGCTTCGAGCAGCAGAACTTAGTGCAGAGGATGAATAAGATCAGCAATGGCAGTAACAGTACTGTGTTTCTGCTGCAGACACTGCACTTCGCAAACAAGGAGAAGGCGGAAGCCGCCATTACGGAGCTGCTGGTCGGGTTGAATTACATATGGCGGTTCGAGAGGGAGATGATGGCTAAGGCCTTGTTCGATTGTGCCAACAAACAACATCACCTTTAA